Proteins from a genomic interval of Sulfurimonas sp. HSL3-2:
- a CDS encoding DUF4395 family protein, translating to MSKACPLIFRQIDGTIARVSAVFVSFFVVMFLLTSQVLFLYFISVDFLMRLYGLKEYSLIQYLSLFTQRVLSLKSEMTDAGAKRLAAGFGFFFMLLLIIEYHFKLDTAIFFTAGAFLVCSFLEIAFSYCIGCKVYFIVKKIYPAFME from the coding sequence ATGTCAAAAGCATGTCCTTTAATATTTAGACAGATCGACGGAACTATTGCCCGGGTCAGCGCTGTATTTGTATCGTTCTTTGTAGTAATGTTCTTATTGACGTCACAAGTGCTGTTCTTGTATTTTATAAGCGTGGATTTTTTGATGAGACTTTACGGATTAAAAGAATACAGCCTGATTCAGTATCTTTCTCTTTTTACGCAAAGAGTTTTATCTTTAAAATCAGAGATGACAGATGCAGGTGCAAAAAGACTGGCAGCAGGATTTGGATTCTTTTTTATGCTGCTTCTTATAATCGAGTATCATTTTAAACTGGATACGGCTATTTTCTTTACGGCAGGAGCTTTCTTAGTCTGCAGCTTTTTAGAGATCGCTTTTAGTTATTGTATCGGTTGTAAAGTTTATTTTATAGTTAAAAAAATATATCCCGCGTTTATGGAGTAG
- the polA gene encoding DNA polymerase I, which yields MSKTVTIIDTFGFFFRSFYALPQHLSNKDGFPTGLLTGFVNFISSLQKEHSSDYLVFAIDSKGNTFRNEIDPNYKANRTAPPHELTLQLPVAIEWIDKMGFRTLGMVGYEADDMIATVAKLAVEKGYNVKIVSHDKDLYQLIDDDKVVLVDAIKRKTINEDECMQKYGVTPKQFIDFQSLLGDSADNVPGVKGIGKVTAQKLISTYGSLENIYENIDTVTPAGVQKKLIENKENAFMSKQLVTLKRDVFDEFDFDEYEMHYENPFVPIYDELVHYEMNGILRALHAKGVMQEQKPSSTQNGVEVVYETIKEPKLEDFKTTLITEKKALESVLSALTGNEIVAFDTETTGLDPYKDTLVGFSFCFDEKQAFYVPLAHSYLGAPEQIGSDDAKEAIKKIFTCKVVGHNIKFDLHFVTKYLGMDLDIYGDSMILAWLHNPEGKLSLDHLSSTMLNHTMISFKDTVKKGETFASVELDDACKYAAEDALITLRLYNQLVQKFKHNSTEYLLDEAANVEYPFISTLLRMEQSGIAVDSGFLSEFLEEVKTRLTSLTKEIYAIAGCEFNLNSPQQLGGILFETLALPSGKKTKTGYSTDEKVLSSLVDEHEIIRHILDYREVHKLYSTYIEPLLKLSQESDDSRVHTSFIQTGTATGRLSSKNPNLQNIPVRSDLGVKIRRGFVAPKGKKLVGIDYSQIELRLLAHFSEDKVLVHAFKEDKDIHLQTAIVLFGEDEAPSKRNIAKTVNFGLLYGMGQKKLSDTLGITTKEAKDIITTYFEKFHNVKEYFNYIIEDSKEKGYVETLLRRRRYFDYAKATPMLKAAFERESVNTKFQGSVSDLIKLSMNKIDRIIKEEGLKAKMLLQIHDELIFEVDEDVAQELGERFQKIMEDIYELNIPLKASLNIGDNWGELK from the coding sequence ATGTCAAAGACAGTAACGATAATAGATACTTTTGGATTCTTTTTTAGAAGTTTTTATGCACTTCCGCAACATCTCAGTAACAAGGACGGTTTTCCGACCGGACTTTTGACAGGATTTGTCAACTTCATCTCATCGCTTCAAAAAGAACACAGCAGCGATTATCTTGTGTTTGCTATCGACTCTAAGGGCAATACGTTTAGAAACGAGATAGACCCCAACTATAAAGCAAACCGCACCGCACCTCCTCATGAACTGACACTGCAGCTTCCAGTGGCAATAGAGTGGATAGACAAGATGGGTTTTCGTACTCTTGGCATGGTCGGATATGAAGCCGATGATATGATTGCTACCGTTGCAAAGTTGGCTGTTGAAAAAGGCTATAACGTAAAAATAGTCTCGCATGACAAAGATCTTTATCAGTTGATAGACGATGACAAGGTCGTGCTTGTAGATGCTATCAAAAGAAAGACGATAAACGAAGATGAGTGTATGCAGAAATATGGTGTCACTCCCAAGCAGTTTATCGATTTTCAGTCACTGCTTGGTGACAGCGCAGATAATGTCCCTGGTGTAAAAGGGATAGGCAAGGTGACGGCGCAAAAACTTATCTCTACTTACGGAAGTTTGGAAAACATCTATGAAAATATAGATACGGTCACTCCTGCAGGCGTCCAAAAGAAACTGATCGAGAACAAAGAGAACGCTTTTATGTCTAAGCAGCTTGTCACACTTAAAAGAGATGTATTTGACGAGTTTGACTTTGATGAGTATGAGATGCATTATGAGAACCCTTTTGTCCCGATCTATGATGAACTCGTACATTATGAGATGAACGGGATACTCCGAGCCCTTCATGCAAAAGGAGTGATGCAGGAACAAAAGCCAAGCAGTACTCAAAACGGTGTCGAGGTAGTCTACGAGACTATCAAAGAGCCAAAGTTGGAGGATTTCAAGACGACTCTGATAACGGAGAAAAAAGCGCTAGAAAGTGTATTGTCAGCTCTTACCGGTAATGAGATCGTAGCTTTTGATACGGAGACAACAGGGCTTGATCCTTATAAAGACACGCTTGTCGGATTCAGTTTTTGTTTTGATGAGAAACAGGCCTTTTATGTGCCGCTTGCCCATTCATACCTTGGAGCACCGGAGCAGATAGGTTCAGATGATGCAAAAGAGGCTATCAAAAAGATCTTTACATGTAAGGTAGTAGGGCACAACATCAAGTTCGATCTTCACTTTGTGACAAAGTATCTGGGAATGGACCTTGATATCTACGGCGACAGTATGATCCTTGCATGGCTTCATAACCCTGAGGGAAAACTCTCACTTGATCATCTCTCATCAACGATGCTAAATCATACTATGATCTCTTTTAAAGACACGGTCAAAAAAGGTGAGACTTTTGCTTCTGTAGAACTTGACGATGCCTGTAAATATGCAGCAGAAGATGCGCTCATCACGCTTCGTCTGTACAACCAGCTAGTCCAAAAGTTTAAACACAACTCTACAGAGTACCTTTTAGATGAAGCAGCCAACGTTGAGTACCCGTTTATCTCTACGCTTCTCAGAATGGAGCAAAGCGGTATAGCCGTTGACAGCGGATTTTTATCCGAATTTTTAGAAGAGGTGAAGACAAGACTTACCTCGCTTACAAAAGAGATATACGCTATAGCGGGATGCGAATTCAACCTTAACTCTCCGCAGCAGCTTGGAGGTATCTTGTTTGAAACACTTGCTCTTCCTTCTGGTAAAAAGACAAAGACAGGCTACTCGACTGATGAGAAGGTGTTAAGCTCTCTTGTCGATGAGCATGAGATCATAAGACATATACTTGATTATAGAGAGGTTCATAAGCTCTATTCTACATATATCGAGCCGCTTTTAAAACTTTCACAAGAGAGCGATGACAGCCGTGTGCATACCTCTTTTATACAAACAGGAACGGCAACGGGACGTCTGAGCTCAAAAAATCCAAATCTTCAAAATATCCCTGTTAGAAGTGACCTTGGTGTCAAGATACGCAGAGGTTTCGTGGCACCAAAAGGCAAAAAGCTTGTAGGAATAGACTACTCGCAGATAGAGCTTAGACTTCTTGCACACTTTAGTGAAGACAAAGTACTCGTCCATGCGTTTAAAGAGGATAAAGATATCCACCTTCAGACAGCTATAGTACTTTTTGGAGAGGACGAAGCACCGAGTAAGAGAAATATCGCAAAGACCGTAAACTTCGGACTTCTGTACGGGATGGGGCAGAAGAAGCTCTCAGATACTCTTGGTATAACTACAAAAGAGGCAAAAGATATCATCACGACCTATTTTGAAAAGTTTCATAACGTCAAAGAGTATTTTAATTATATCATCGAAGACAGCAAAGAGAAGGGATATGTAGAGACATTGCTTCGCCGCAGACGCTATTTTGACTATGCAAAAGCGACGCCGATGCTAAAAGCCGCATTTGAGAGAGAAAGTGTAAATACTAAGTTTCAAGGCAGCGTGTCTGACCTTATAAAACTTTCTATGAACAAAATAGACAGGATCATAAAAGAGGAAGGGTTAAAAGCGAAGATGCTTTTACAGATCCACGATGAACTGATATTCGAGGTAGATGAGGATGTTGCACAGGAACTTGGAGAAAGATTTCAGAAGATCATGGAAGATATTTATGAGCTCAATATCCCTCTCAAAGCATCCTTAAATATAGGTGATAACTGGGGAGAACTTAAATAA
- a CDS encoding HDOD domain-containing protein — translation MKISILESIKSLPPLPKTITEIQRIFLDPDSSIADLVKVIEDDPMIIANLLKAANSPLYSFKKDIKNVSQAVSLFGMSMTRSIILGHSVRKLLNVDMEPYATTSEKFAEVSSKQAALMHCWYKKIDRAKADQLFLASLLQETGKILIASYIIQQDETTTFKSEVEMTHNIAAVEKSYVGETTASVTAAIFEHWGFDADFVEMIRYSDFPQLASQHMLEFATALNIVKTIIPVNNPLSEMSINLGLKKASDAGYNHELLEDCIDDMLDTL, via the coding sequence ATGAAAATTTCTATACTTGAAAGTATAAAATCGCTTCCGCCACTTCCAAAGACTATCACAGAGATACAAAGGATATTCCTTGATCCAGATAGTTCTATCGCTGATCTGGTAAAAGTTATAGAAGATGATCCGATGATCATTGCTAACTTATTGAAGGCTGCGAACTCACCACTTTACAGTTTTAAAAAAGATATTAAAAATGTTTCTCAGGCAGTTTCATTATTTGGTATGAGTATGACAAGGTCTATTATTTTAGGACATTCTGTCAGAAAGCTTTTAAATGTCGATATGGAGCCATATGCAACTACATCTGAAAAGTTTGCAGAGGTCTCTTCAAAACAGGCTGCTCTTATGCATTGCTGGTATAAAAAGATAGACAGAGCAAAGGCTGATCAACTTTTTCTGGCATCGTTACTGCAAGAGACCGGAAAGATATTGATCGCAAGTTACATCATACAACAAGATGAGACTACGACTTTCAAGTCAGAGGTCGAGATGACACACAACATAGCTGCAGTAGAAAAGTCGTACGTAGGCGAGACGACGGCCTCTGTTACAGCGGCAATATTTGAACACTGGGGATTTGATGCTGATTTTGTCGAGATGATACGTTATTCGGATTTCCCGCAATTGGCGTCACAACATATGCTTGAGTTTGCAACGGCACTCAATATTGTCAAGACTATCATTCCGGTAAACAATCCGCTTAGCGAGATGTCTATAAATTTAGGACTAAAAAAAGCCAGTGATGCAGGATATAACCACGAACTGCTGGAAGATTGTATCGACGATATGTTAGATACACTCTAA
- a CDS encoding Rrf2 family transcriptional regulator produces MVGVSSKGLYGLAAMHVLSHAVNGRTMQVREIAAMTSLSHSYLEQLLSQLRKAGLLVSVRGSSGGYKLSRPAHEITVLEIIESLEGAIFEVDKNVGSSIILESFWFDIQKRVQELFSLKLSEIDQSYQPFSYSI; encoded by the coding sequence ATGGTCGGTGTCAGTTCAAAAGGTTTATACGGTCTAGCAGCAATGCATGTTCTTTCTCATGCAGTCAACGGAAGGACTATGCAGGTTAGAGAGATCGCGGCGATGACGTCACTTTCACATAGTTATCTTGAACAGCTTCTTTCTCAGCTCAGAAAAGCAGGTCTGTTAGTTAGTGTCCGCGGATCGAGCGGCGGTTATAAGCTTTCCCGTCCGGCTCATGAGATAACGGTCTTAGAGATCATAGAATCTTTAGAGGGTGCTATCTTTGAAGTAGATAAAAATGTAGGCTCAAGTATTATCTTAGAATCGTTTTGGTTTGACATCCAAAAGAGGGTTCAAGAGCTGTTTTCTTTAAAACTTTCTGAGATAGATCAGTCATATCAACCATTTTCATATTCGATTTAG